A DNA window from Ornithobacterium rhinotracheale DSM 15997 contains the following coding sequences:
- the sucD gene encoding succinate--CoA ligase subunit alpha, with amino-acid sequence MSVLVNKDSKIIVQGFTGSEGTFHAEQMIAYGTNVVGGVTPKKGGQTHLGKPVFNTVQDAVDATGADVSIIFVPPAFAADAIMEAADSGIKVIVCITEGIPTADMVRVKAYVDQRDCTLVGPNCPGVITSEEAKVGIMPGFVFKKGKVGIVSKSGTLTYEAADQVVKAGYGISTAIGIGGDPIIGTTTKEAVELFMNDPETECIVMIGEIGGQLEAEAAKWIKENGTKPVVGFIAGQTAPKGRTMGHAGAIVGGKDDTAQAKMKIMQECGIHVVSSPAKIGAKVAEVLK; translated from the coding sequence ATGTCAGTACTAGTAAATAAAGATTCAAAAATCATCGTTCAAGGTTTTACAGGAAGCGAAGGAACTTTCCATGCAGAACAAATGATTGCTTACGGAACCAATGTTGTAGGAGGTGTTACACCTAAAAAAGGAGGACAAACTCATTTAGGAAAACCTGTCTTCAACACTGTGCAAGATGCTGTAGATGCAACAGGTGCCGATGTAAGTATCATTTTCGTTCCGCCAGCTTTTGCCGCTGACGCCATCATGGAAGCTGCAGATTCTGGAATCAAAGTGATCGTTTGTATCACCGAGGGGATTCCTACCGCAGATATGGTTCGCGTAAAAGCCTATGTAGACCAAAGAGATTGTACACTTGTCGGTCCTAACTGTCCAGGTGTTATCACTTCTGAAGAGGCTAAAGTGGGCATCATGCCAGGTTTTGTCTTCAAAAAAGGAAAAGTGGGTATAGTGTCTAAATCAGGAACGCTTACTTACGAAGCGGCAGATCAAGTGGTAAAAGCGGGATACGGAATTTCTACCGCTATCGGAATTGGAGGGGATCCTATTATTGGCACAACTACCAAAGAGGCTGTTGAACTTTTCATGAACGATCCTGAAACCGAATGTATTGTCATGATCGGAGAAATTGGCGGACAATTAGAAGCTGAAGCTGCCAAATGGATCAAAGAAAATGGCACAAAACCAGTAGTAGGATTCATCGCGGGACAAACTGCACCAAAGGGTAGAACCATGGGACACGCAGGGGCTATCGTAGGAGGTAAAGATGATACCGCACAAGCAAAAATGAAAATTATGCAAGAATGTGGAATTCATGTCGTATCTTCGCCAGCGAAAATCGGAGCTAAAGTAGCTGAGGTTTTAAAATAA
- a CDS encoding porin family protein, which translates to MKNKFILSGILCLVFSMSFAQVISFLQDSKFGVKAGLDYSRIKNIHAESGSRLGLNAGVFAMIPVSYGDEFYIQPEINYAQKGEKNDVPGSKKEVYSLNYIDVPVLFKAYFSERDTDFFGLFGPQFSFLVSDKVKNPLNTESLDEKYNKFDFGLVGGLGFSYLRKWEVDARLSYGFIDAVTVKNQKETNNNVVASLSFSYVF; encoded by the coding sequence ATGAAAAATAAATTTATTTTATCAGGAATACTATGTTTGGTATTCAGTATGAGTTTTGCGCAAGTTATTAGCTTCCTACAAGACTCTAAATTTGGTGTAAAAGCAGGATTAGACTACTCCAGAATTAAGAACATTCATGCTGAATCTGGCTCTAGACTAGGTTTGAATGCGGGAGTTTTTGCCATGATTCCTGTTAGCTATGGAGACGAGTTCTACATTCAACCAGAAATCAATTACGCTCAAAAAGGTGAGAAAAATGATGTACCTGGCTCAAAGAAAGAAGTATATAGTTTAAACTATATCGATGTGCCTGTTTTGTTTAAAGCTTACTTTTCTGAACGAGATACAGATTTCTTTGGTTTATTCGGTCCACAATTTTCTTTCTTAGTTAGCGATAAGGTTAAAAACCCATTAAATACCGAATCTCTAGACGAGAAATATAACAAATTTGATTTTGGTTTAGTCGGAGGTTTAGGTTTTTCTTACCTAAGAAAATGGGAAGTTGATGCTAGACTTTCTTACGGATTTATTGATGCTGTAACTGTAAAAAATCAAAAAGAAACAAACAATAATGTCGTAGCTAGTTTATCATTTTCTTATGTTTTCTAA
- a CDS encoding thymidine kinase, which produces MFLENTINHRKNTGWIEVICGSMFSGKTEELIRRVKRAELAGQKVEIFKPAIDKRYDEQDVVSHDENKKQATPIEASSNLPILASDCDVVGIDEAQFFDEGIVEVANLLANSGKRIIIAGLDMDFKGRPFGPMPNLMAVAEYVTKVHAICVKTGNLANYSHRKIKSDKLVELGERAEYEPLSRAVFWEELRKEEEK; this is translated from the coding sequence ATGTTTTTAGAGAATACCATAAATCATAGAAAAAATACGGGCTGGATCGAAGTAATCTGTGGCTCTATGTTTTCGGGCAAAACCGAAGAGTTGATTCGTAGAGTGAAACGAGCCGAATTGGCTGGGCAAAAGGTAGAAATCTTTAAACCCGCAATTGATAAACGCTACGATGAGCAAGATGTGGTATCGCATGATGAAAACAAAAAACAAGCAACCCCGATTGAGGCGAGTTCTAACTTGCCCATTTTAGCAAGCGATTGTGATGTGGTGGGGATAGATGAGGCTCAATTCTTTGACGAAGGAATTGTTGAGGTGGCAAATCTTTTAGCTAATTCGGGGAAAAGAATAATTATTGCGGGATTAGACATGGATTTTAAAGGTCGTCCATTTGGTCCTATGCCAAATTTAATGGCGGTAGCGGAATATGTGACCAAAGTGCATGCAATCTGTGTGAAAACAGGGAATCTAGCCAATTATTCTCATCGAAAAATTAAGAGTGATAAATTGGTGGAGCTTGGCGAAAGAGCAGAATACGAACCTTTGAGCCGAGCAGTCTTCTGGGAAGAATTAAGAAAGGAAGAAGAAAAATAA
- a CDS encoding 3'(2'),5'-bisphosphate nucleotidase CysQ family protein, translating into MNLLEIATRAVALAGEEVLKQYQNGFSTETKADGSPVTSADLAANKILQKHVSFTDIPYFSEEGDKDSLQEIRNTPTYWIADPIDGTMDFVNKTDEYCVCLGLVENNTAKLGVLYAPSLGLFYFGSDKCPSRKFIGTQQQLHKMALKSDFFEQLMKHSKPIPTMDLPEDYTFLCSKFHMDPGTEEYIKKIKSEHEIFRTKPMGSVIKLGLIADRWATEYTRFRPVNFWDIAAGHAIAKYAGLKVCYPNTDKEITYDSEDLKVHGYSIHWK; encoded by the coding sequence ATGAATTTATTAGAAATCGCAACACGGGCTGTAGCACTTGCTGGCGAAGAGGTTTTAAAACAATACCAAAACGGATTCTCCACCGAGACCAAAGCCGACGGATCGCCTGTTACAAGTGCAGATTTAGCCGCCAACAAAATCTTGCAAAAACATGTTTCCTTTACAGACATTCCATACTTTAGTGAGGAAGGAGATAAGGATTCTTTACAAGAAATTAGAAATACGCCCACCTATTGGATTGCAGACCCTATTGATGGCACCATGGATTTTGTCAACAAAACAGATGAATATTGCGTGTGTCTAGGCTTAGTTGAGAATAATACGGCTAAGCTAGGAGTTTTGTACGCCCCATCGCTTGGATTGTTCTATTTCGGTAGCGATAAATGCCCTTCTCGTAAATTCATCGGGACTCAACAACAATTGCACAAAATGGCTCTGAAATCGGATTTTTTTGAACAATTGATGAAACACAGCAAGCCAATTCCTACCATGGATTTGCCCGAAGATTACACTTTTCTTTGTAGCAAATTCCACATGGATCCTGGCACCGAGGAATACATCAAAAAAATTAAATCCGAACATGAAATTTTCCGCACAAAGCCTATGGGAAGCGTTATCAAACTTGGGCTAATTGCCGATCGGTGGGCTACGGAGTACACCCGCTTTAGACCTGTAAACTTTTGGGACATTGCCGCAGGACATGCCATTGCCAAATACGCAGGACTTAAAGTTTGCTATCCCAACACCGACAAAGAAATCACTTATGATAGCGAAGATTTAAAAGTGCATGGCTATTCAATCCATTGGAAATAA
- the recA gene encoding recombinase RecA, whose amino-acid sequence MSEIDEAKRKALQLVLDKMDKSYGKGAVMMMGDKAIDENIPVIPTGSLGLDLALGVGGYPRGRIVEIYGPESSGKTTLAIHAIAEAQKSGGIAAFIDAEHAFDRYYAEKLGVDVEHLIISQPDNGEQALEIADNLIRSGAIDIIVIDSVAALTPKSEIDGDMGDSKMGLQARLMSQALRKLTGTINKTKCTAIFINQLREKIGVMFGSPETTTGGNALKFYASVRLDIRRSTQIKDGNDVIGNLTRVKVVKNKVAPPFRSAEFDIMYGEGISKAGEILDIATDLEIVKKSGSWYSYADTKLGQGRDAVRAVLKDNPELAEELEEKIKEELEKK is encoded by the coding sequence ATGAGCGAAATAGACGAAGCGAAAAGGAAAGCACTCCAGCTAGTGCTTGATAAAATGGACAAAAGCTATGGTAAAGGTGCCGTGATGATGATGGGCGACAAAGCCATAGACGAAAATATTCCAGTAATCCCTACGGGGTCTCTAGGTTTAGATTTAGCCTTGGGCGTGGGAGGGTATCCGCGCGGTAGAATCGTGGAGATTTACGGTCCAGAATCTTCTGGTAAAACCACTTTGGCAATTCATGCCATTGCCGAAGCTCAAAAGTCTGGCGGAATTGCAGCTTTCATCGATGCAGAGCACGCATTTGATAGATATTACGCAGAAAAATTAGGCGTAGATGTTGAGCATTTAATTATCTCTCAGCCAGATAATGGGGAGCAAGCTTTAGAAATTGCCGATAACTTAATCCGTTCAGGTGCAATTGATATTATTGTAATCGATTCGGTAGCGGCTTTAACGCCAAAGTCGGAAATCGACGGAGATATGGGCGATTCCAAAATGGGATTGCAAGCGCGTTTGATGTCTCAAGCCTTGAGAAAGCTCACGGGAACTATCAATAAAACCAAATGTACTGCTATTTTCATCAACCAATTGAGAGAGAAAATCGGTGTGATGTTCGGTAGTCCAGAAACCACAACGGGTGGTAATGCACTTAAATTCTATGCATCGGTGCGTCTAGACATTCGTCGTTCTACTCAGATTAAAGATGGGAACGATGTCATCGGAAACTTGACTCGCGTAAAAGTAGTGAAAAACAAAGTAGCTCCGCCATTCCGTAGTGCAGAATTCGACATTATGTATGGCGAAGGAATCTCTAAAGCAGGCGAGATTTTAGACATTGCTACCGATTTAGAAATCGTGAAAAAAAGTGGCTCTTGGTATTCTTATGCAGATACTAAACTAGGACAAGGGCGAGATGCCGTGCGTGCGGTATTGAAAGATAATCCAGAATTAGCCGAAGAATTAGAAGAGAAAATTAAAGAAGAATTAGAGAAAAAATAG
- the bcp gene encoding thioredoxin-dependent thiol peroxidase, translated as MNKMLQVGDKMPDFKGVDQFGKEHSSADFKNQKLVVFFYPKASTPGCTAEACNINDNLDALKAQGYQVIGVSADSVEKQRKFSDKYDFKFPVIADVDKKIIEAFGVWGEKKFMGKTYDGIHRTTFIIDENGVVERVIEKVKTKDHTNQILNSEK; from the coding sequence ATGAATAAAATGTTACAAGTAGGCGATAAAATGCCCGATTTCAAAGGTGTAGACCAATTTGGGAAGGAGCATTCATCTGCCGATTTCAAAAATCAGAAATTAGTCGTTTTTTTCTACCCAAAAGCCAGTACGCCAGGTTGCACGGCAGAGGCTTGCAACATCAACGATAATCTTGATGCGCTAAAAGCACAAGGCTACCAAGTGATAGGCGTGAGTGCAGATTCGGTAGAAAAACAACGAAAATTCAGTGATAAATACGATTTTAAATTCCCTGTGATTGCCGATGTGGATAAGAAAATTATTGAAGCATTTGGCGTGTGGGGCGAAAAGAAATTCATGGGTAAAACCTATGACGGAATTCATCGTACGACATTCATTATTGATGAAAACGGAGTGGTGGAGCGCGTGATAGAAAAAGTGAAAACAAAAGATCATACCAATCAAATTTTAAATTCAGAAAAATAA
- a CDS encoding S9 family peptidase, translating into MSFLNKKNSFLFSFLCGAFCMISAQNVSLEDAIYFKYSPKSIEGGQSLNDGEHYTLLTRDGVSKFSYKNTEKMADLSKGRYSDYSFSPDENLLLLEKSPEEIYRRSKRAKYAVKNLKTGQIEPIFKGNKIQEPTFSPDGTKVAFVFENNLYYQDLATQKVTQVSTDGKKNEIINGVADWVYEEEFSFVRAFDWSADSQYLAYLKFDESQVPVMNIDVYRRGIYPDELSFKYPKAGEKNSVVSAEVYNLNDQKTTTVNLAEYKDFYIPRIQFNPYNDDLYLLVSNRHQNQVDVLQYNPANHQVKKLFSEKDKAWIDTDHFIFKFLDKDSFLWGSERDGFRHLYRYNTQGKLLGQVTKGNWEVTKFYGYDPKSKKIFFQSTEPGSINRGVYSVNLNGKDKKALATQHGINSALFSKNFRYFILTHSQANKVPVYTLNDGNSGKVIRVLEDNKETEQRIAQTNFSPKEFSVIHVNGQELNAYMIKPKDFDPKKKYPLLMYLYNGPGSQEVKNASFDYYFWWFQYLASHGYIVAVVDGRGTGYKGAAFKKVTYKNLGKLELEDQIAAAKYFGSLPYIDKTRIGMFGWSFGGYMTLLAMTKGADTFKTGIAVAPVTNWRLYDTVYTERFLQTPQENEAGYEDNSPLNYANLLKGNLLLIHGSADDNVHVQNSMLMNEALVQNNKDFDFMIYPDKNHGIYGGNTCLHLFRKISDYIFKNL; encoded by the coding sequence ATGAGTTTTTTAAACAAGAAAAATAGCTTTTTATTCAGCTTTTTATGCGGGGCTTTTTGCATGATTTCTGCGCAAAATGTGTCGCTAGAAGATGCCATTTATTTCAAGTATTCGCCCAAATCAATTGAGGGTGGGCAATCGCTCAACGATGGCGAGCACTACACGCTCCTTACTCGAGATGGTGTTTCTAAATTTAGCTATAAAAATACTGAAAAAATGGCAGATTTATCCAAAGGGCGTTATAGCGATTACAGCTTTAGCCCAGATGAAAATCTACTTTTGCTTGAAAAAAGTCCAGAGGAAATTTATCGCCGCTCTAAAAGAGCAAAGTATGCTGTGAAAAATTTAAAAACGGGACAAATCGAACCGATTTTTAAAGGAAATAAAATCCAAGAGCCTACTTTTTCACCCGATGGGACAAAGGTTGCTTTTGTATTTGAGAATAATTTATATTACCAAGATTTAGCTACTCAGAAAGTTACACAAGTTTCTACAGATGGCAAGAAAAACGAAATCATCAACGGGGTGGCAGATTGGGTGTATGAGGAGGAATTTTCGTTTGTGCGAGCATTTGACTGGAGTGCAGACAGCCAATATTTAGCTTATTTAAAATTTGATGAAAGCCAAGTGCCTGTGATGAATATTGATGTGTATCGCAGAGGGATTTATCCAGATGAATTAAGCTTTAAATATCCTAAAGCGGGCGAAAAAAATTCTGTGGTGAGTGCAGAGGTGTACAACCTCAACGACCAAAAAACTACAACGGTGAATCTGGCTGAATACAAAGATTTCTATATTCCAAGAATTCAGTTTAATCCATATAATGATGATTTGTATCTTTTGGTTTCAAACAGGCACCAGAACCAAGTAGATGTTTTGCAATACAATCCAGCAAATCATCAAGTAAAAAAGCTTTTTTCTGAAAAAGACAAAGCGTGGATAGATACCGATCATTTTATTTTTAAATTCCTAGACAAAGATAGTTTCTTGTGGGGAAGCGAGCGCGACGGGTTCCGCCATTTATATCGCTACAACACGCAAGGCAAACTGCTCGGACAAGTGACTAAAGGCAACTGGGAGGTAACTAAGTTTTATGGCTACGACCCTAAGTCTAAAAAAATATTTTTCCAATCTACTGAGCCTGGCAGCATCAACCGCGGTGTCTACTCCGTCAATCTAAACGGTAAGGATAAAAAAGCTTTGGCTACACAGCATGGAATTAATTCAGCTTTGTTTAGCAAGAACTTTCGTTATTTCATTCTCACGCACAGCCAAGCCAACAAAGTGCCTGTGTATACACTCAACGACGGAAACTCGGGCAAAGTGATTCGTGTGCTAGAGGATAATAAGGAAACGGAACAGAGAATTGCTCAAACCAATTTCTCGCCAAAGGAATTTAGTGTAATTCATGTAAATGGACAAGAGCTAAACGCTTACATGATTAAGCCTAAAGACTTTGATCCAAAGAAAAAATATCCACTTTTAATGTATTTATACAACGGCCCTGGTAGCCAAGAAGTAAAAAATGCAAGTTTTGATTATTATTTTTGGTGGTTCCAATATTTGGCAAGCCATGGCTACATTGTCGCCGTGGTAGACGGGCGTGGAACGGGATATAAAGGAGCTGCTTTCAAAAAAGTGACTTACAAAAATCTTGGAAAATTAGAATTAGAAGACCAAATCGCTGCCGCGAAATATTTCGGGTCATTACCTTATATTGATAAAACTAGAATCGGTATGTTTGGCTGGAGTTTTGGGGGCTACATGACGCTACTTGCGATGACCAAAGGGGCAGACACCTTCAAAACAGGGATTGCCGTGGCTCCAGTAACCAATTGGAGATTGTATGACACCGTGTATACCGAGCGTTTCTTGCAGACTCCGCAAGAAAACGAAGCGGGCTATGAGGACAATTCCCCTCTTAATTATGCTAATTTACTTAAAGGGAATTTGCTCTTGATTCACGGCTCGGCAGACGACAATGTGCATGTGCAAAATTCTATGTTGATGAACGAGGCTCTTGTACAAAATAATAAAGATTTTGATTTCATGATATATCCAGATAAAAACCATGGAATCTATGGCGGAAACACTTGCTTACATTTATTTAGAAAAATCAGTGATTATATATTTAAAAACTTATAA
- a CDS encoding peptide MFS transporter codes for MSISLNQNNLPNGIPQKEILGHPAGLFVLFFSEMWERFCYYGMRTLLTLYVVKALLQSDATAFSIYGAYTGLVYAAPVLGGWVADHVLGYKYSVLFGGIMMMIGEMLILGPHFLGTSVQETGLTWLYIGMAIIIVGNGYFKANISSIVGKLYKDNDVRRDSGFTIFYIGINLGALLATLIAGWVGEVYGYEYGFGLAGIGMLCGIFIFYAGRKLYGHVAEPPANLNNKVVGPLTRFHVTILASIAIIPLLYLLIQYNTLVGYLMVVVALYVLYTLLSAGIKGGKILRDRMIIFVILCLLNIIFWAFFEQAGTSLTLFAERNVDRQNFLGFWNITAAQTQVFNAFYIIAMGSVFSMLWIKLDKLKLNPNIPAKFGIGIVLVGIGFLVPKLFPISPLYTVSIWALVLLYFCHTVGELFLSPIGLSMVTKLAPKNMTGTLMGAWFLSLAGANYVAGSILAPLTGTGGEENAADVVMTPAQSLAQYLEVFGKFGYIAVGCGLVVLLASPFLNKLMHGIK; via the coding sequence ATGAGTATTTCATTAAACCAAAACAATTTACCGAACGGGATACCTCAGAAAGAGATTTTAGGTCATCCAGCGGGATTATTCGTACTATTCTTTTCAGAAATGTGGGAGCGTTTCTGCTACTATGGCATGCGTACTTTGCTTACACTTTATGTGGTAAAAGCTTTATTGCAATCAGATGCTACGGCATTTTCCATCTACGGAGCCTACACAGGTCTTGTATATGCAGCGCCAGTATTGGGAGGCTGGGTTGCCGACCATGTTCTTGGATATAAATACTCCGTACTCTTCGGGGGAATCATGATGATGATTGGGGAAATGCTGATCCTCGGCCCTCACTTTCTGGGCACAAGCGTGCAAGAAACGGGGCTCACTTGGCTCTACATAGGTATGGCAATCATCATTGTAGGGAATGGCTACTTCAAAGCAAATATTTCCTCTATTGTAGGAAAACTCTACAAGGATAACGATGTGAGACGAGATTCTGGTTTCACCATTTTCTATATCGGAATTAATCTTGGAGCATTGCTTGCTACGCTTATCGCAGGATGGGTGGGAGAAGTTTATGGCTACGAATATGGTTTCGGATTGGCTGGTATCGGAATGCTTTGCGGTATCTTTATCTTCTATGCAGGTAGAAAATTATACGGTCATGTTGCTGAACCTCCTGCAAACTTAAACAACAAAGTAGTAGGTCCACTTACAAGATTCCATGTTACTATTTTAGCTTCAATTGCAATTATTCCATTATTATATCTTTTAATTCAATACAACACTCTGGTAGGATACCTAATGGTTGTCGTTGCACTTTATGTGCTTTACACGCTACTTTCTGCGGGAATTAAAGGAGGCAAAATCCTGAGAGATAGAATGATTATTTTTGTAATTCTATGTTTATTAAATATCATTTTCTGGGCATTTTTTGAACAAGCGGGGACATCGCTCACACTCTTTGCAGAGAGAAATGTAGATAGACAAAACTTCTTAGGCTTCTGGAACATCACAGCTGCTCAAACACAAGTATTTAACGCATTTTACATCATCGCAATGGGATCAGTTTTCTCAATGCTTTGGATTAAATTAGATAAATTAAAACTTAACCCAAATATTCCTGCTAAATTCGGAATTGGTATTGTACTAGTAGGTATCGGTTTCTTGGTTCCTAAATTATTCCCGATTAGCCCACTATATACTGTATCTATTTGGGCATTAGTTCTATTATACTTCTGCCACACAGTGGGAGAATTATTCTTATCACCAATTGGACTTTCCATGGTAACTAAATTAGCACCTAAAAATATGACAGGTACCTTGATGGGAGCTTGGTTCTTATCTCTTGCGGGAGCAAATTATGTTGCGGGTAGTATTCTTGCGCCACTCACAGGAACTGGCGGAGAGGAAAATGCAGCAGATGTTGTGATGACGCCAGCACAGAGCTTGGCTCAGTATCTAGAAGTATTTGGCAAGTTTGGCTACATCGCCGTGGGCTGTGGTCTTGTGGTACTTTTAGCTTCTCCATTTTTAAATAAATTAATGCACGGAATTAAATAA
- a CDS encoding MFS transporter has protein sequence MEENKKTLMENIMTIKPAFWLASFMELMERWAWYGLFGVFSLYLVASTDEGGLGFNHIEKASIMSQITALLYFLPLFLGVIADRIGYKLSLIIAYVIMIIGYYFLGHASTYWSVYFLFLLVALGAAMFKPVASGIVSKSTNKDNGTIGFGIFYMMVNIGGFVGPASSSYLRTTFGWRLIFVQAAVVIAINLFLVVFFFKEPERQVYKKESIGVEIKNSLNNIWEALKDTKLTVLLILMIGFWTMFNQLFYTLPNFITDWVDSAPLSNWINQNLPALSNTLTENGQVKAEWFTNIDALMIVFLQIFVSYFATKMRHVSAMIRGFIIASIGIGLTFYTHNFMYTIIGTMIFAIGEMTTNPTFSSFIALISPKGKEALYQGTYFLPVAAGNYLTGFISGNLYEAWSDKLGLCQRYMAEKGIPMPEVGDGFTKRDYFALAEQKLGLTHWQLTDLLWDTYSPNKIWYVIVGVGAITIVALSIYDRVVIRPREKKHLLDE, from the coding sequence ATGGAAGAAAACAAAAAAACTTTGATGGAAAACATTATGACCATAAAACCAGCTTTTTGGTTAGCGAGTTTTATGGAGCTTATGGAACGATGGGCTTGGTACGGGCTCTTTGGAGTATTCTCATTGTACTTGGTAGCAAGTACCGACGAAGGGGGGCTTGGCTTTAATCATATAGAAAAAGCCTCTATTATGTCGCAAATCACAGCACTACTCTATTTTTTACCACTATTTCTTGGGGTAATCGCTGATAGAATTGGCTACAAATTATCATTAATCATAGCCTATGTAATCATGATTATTGGTTACTATTTCTTGGGACATGCCAGCACCTACTGGAGCGTATATTTCCTATTCTTGCTAGTGGCATTGGGAGCTGCCATGTTTAAACCTGTGGCTTCTGGGATTGTTTCTAAATCAACGAATAAAGACAACGGAACCATAGGGTTCGGAATTTTCTACATGATGGTAAACATCGGCGGATTCGTAGGTCCTGCTTCGTCTTCCTACCTCAGAACTACTTTTGGGTGGAGGTTGATTTTCGTTCAAGCTGCAGTGGTAATTGCCATCAACCTGTTCTTGGTTGTTTTCTTCTTTAAAGAACCAGAAAGACAAGTTTATAAAAAAGAAAGCATCGGCGTAGAGATTAAAAACTCGCTGAACAATATCTGGGAGGCACTTAAAGATACAAAACTTACCGTGCTTTTAATCCTCATGATTGGATTCTGGACTATGTTTAATCAGTTGTTCTATACTTTGCCAAACTTTATCACCGATTGGGTAGATTCGGCACCATTGAGCAATTGGATCAATCAAAACTTGCCAGCACTCTCTAATACTTTAACCGAAAACGGACAAGTAAAAGCAGAATGGTTTACCAATATCGATGCTCTGATGATTGTATTCCTACAAATCTTCGTTTCGTATTTTGCGACTAAAATGCGACATGTAAGTGCCATGATTCGAGGTTTCATCATTGCCTCTATCGGGATTGGGCTTACTTTCTACACGCACAATTTTATGTACACCATCATCGGTACCATGATTTTTGCCATTGGAGAAATGACGACCAACCCTACTTTCTCTTCATTTATCGCATTGATTTCGCCTAAAGGTAAAGAAGCTTTGTACCAAGGTACTTATTTCTTACCAGTAGCTGCGGGTAATTACTTAACAGGCTTTATTTCAGGAAACTTATACGAAGCTTGGTCAGACAAATTAGGTCTTTGCCAAAGATACATGGCAGAAAAAGGAATCCCAATGCCAGAAGTAGGCGATGGCTTTACCAAAAGGGATTATTTTGCCCTAGCTGAACAAAAGTTAGGCTTAACGCACTGGCAACTCACCGATTTGCTTTGGGATACTTATTCGCCAAATAAAATCTGGTATGTAATTGTGGGCGTGGGAGCGATCACCATCGTTGCTCTTTCCATCTACGACCGAGTAGTGATAAGACCAAGAGAGAAAAAGCATTTGCTCGACGAGTAA